A window of Nocardiopsis sp. Huas11 genomic DNA:
CGGGGTCCGGCCGGTTTTCTCCCGTACTCATGGTTCCTCCCGAGGTCCCGTCGGCACGGGGGCCGAGCAGCCGCCCGCGCCGACCGCCGAATACGGTCGCCCGCGTTATCCCCCGGAAAAACTGGGCGAATTCCCTTGTTTCCCGGATCTGTTCGGGATATTGGCGGAGTTTTGACTGGTCCGGGTCGTGCGAAACCGAGGGCTGAGGAGGGTGCGCCGGACGTAGGTAACGCCGGGCGCACGGGTCTCCGGGAACGCCGGAGCGTCCTCGCCCCGGACGCACGGGACTTCGGGAACGCCCGAACGCGCGGACGCAGGGAAGGTCAGGGCGCACTGGGCCTGGGCCCGGGACGCAGGGAAGGCCGCGGCCCCGGCTCACGGAACTCCGGGGCGCGCCGACCCCGGCCGGGGTGCGGTCCCCGGCCCCGACCGGGGCGCGCGGCTCAGGGCAGCAGGGCCAGTGACTGCTTCAGGTTGTGCTCGGCGATGCCCATCATGACCTCCCGGTCGGGGAAGTCGCCGTCCAGCAGCCGGAGCGGACCCGCCACCAGCGACAGGCGCATCGCCAGCTCGTACAGGTCCAGGCGCTCGGGCTCCAGGCCGGGCCGCCGCAGCACGTCGTAGTGCCCGGGGAAGCGCAGCCGCAGGAACACGTGCTCCCACTCGGCGTCGAAGTACATCAGGCCCTCGATGTCGATGAGCACCGCGCGTCCGTCGGCGTCGATGAGGACGTGGTCGGGACCCAGCTCCCCGTGGATCAGCGAGTACTCGGTGCGCGGTGCCACCCGCTCCGCCAACCGTCGCAGGTGGTCGGTGAGCCGGTTCCGGGCCTCCGCGATCCTGGTGTCGCGATCGGCCGCCTCGGCCACGTCGTGCAGAGCCCGGTCCAGGATCAGCCGCTCGCAGGAGGCGCCACGGGAGGCGCCGCCCCGTTCCAGCAGGTCGACCCGGCCGTAGCGCGGCGAGCGGTCGTGCCACATCAGGTCGAGCGACCGCGCCAGGTCCGCCAGGGCGGGCGCCGCCCGCGCGGGCTCCTCCTCCAGTGCGGTTTCGAGGGTCGGCCCGGGCACGTCCTCGACCACGGCGACGGCCGAGGCCGCGGCGGGGCCGCCGTCGTCACCGGCGTCGGTCCACAGCAGTCGGGGGGCCCGCACGCCCAGCCCTTCCAGGCGGCGCCGCGCGGCCAGGAACAGAGCGGGTCCGGACGCGTGCGCGAACGGGTCCGTCGGGTCGTCCTCGCCGGTCTCCGGCCAGAAGTCCTCCCCGCTCGTCCACCGGTAGACGATCACGCTCTCCGCCGCACCGCCGTCGAGCCGGAGCCGGTAGACCCCCTTCTTGGTTCCTCCTCGCAGCCGCTCCGCGTCGGTGATCCGGTAGCCGGACCCCAGTGCCTCACGCACCACGTCCGACAGGTCCTCGGTCGTCGCGAATCCGCTCATCGTCCGAACGTAGCCGGGTCCGCGGCGGCGCGCACCCGGCCGTCCGCCCACCGTGCGGGGCACGGCCGCCCCTCGTGTCGGTCCTCCCTGATGAGAGCCGTGCCCCGCAGGATCAAGTCCTTCCGTGCTCCCGCCGGTCCCGGCCCCCTCAGGAGTCCGCCGGCGGTTCGACGGTGATCTGCCACAGATGGCCGTCGGGGTCGGCGCAGACCCCGGAGTAGCCCCACGGTTGCGGGCCGGGCGCCGTGACGGTCTCGCCGCCGGCACGGACCGCCCGTTCGATGACGGTGTCGACGTCGCTCTCCGAGGCCAGACCGAGGCCCAACAGGGACTCGTGGACACCGGGCGGCGCGATCTGGCGGCCGTCGCCGATGACCCACCCGAACCCTCCCGTGGGGATGAGCATCAGCAGTGTCCGTTCGTCGAGCCGGAACCGCAGCGGTTCGGGCACCCCGTCCTCGGCGGGATCGCCCAGGGGCGCGAAGCCGAAGGCGTCGCGGTAGAAGACCATCGAGCGCCACCGGTCGGCGATGGGCAGGCCGACGACGAGTGTGCCGGTGAGTACGGGCATGGGTCCCTCCTGTCTCCGAGTGCGTCACTCCGACGATCACACAGACCACCGGCGCCGCCCGGACTCATCGCGGCCGCGTCACAGCCAGTCGTGTTCTCGCGCGTACCGCGCCGCCTCGTGCCGGGTCCGCGTCTGGGTCTTGTGCATCGCGTTCGAAAGGTAGTTGCGCACTGTGCCCTCCGCCAGGTGGAGCCGGGCGGCGATGTCGGCGGCCGAGTAGCCCTCACCCGTCGCCCGCAGTACGTCCATCTCCCGGTCGGTGAGGGGGTTGTCGTCGATGACGGCGAGCGCGGAGACGTCCGGGTCGACCCACCGCCGCCCCTCGCGCAGCGTCGTGATGACGGATGCGATGTGCGCCGGTTCCGCGGCCTTGCCGGCGAAGCCCTGGACTCCGAGCTTGAGCGCCCTGCGGAGCACACCGGGCCTGGCGTGCCGGGTCAGCATGAGGATCACCTGCTCCGGGCGGGCGTCGCGGATCCGCGCGACGGCGCCCAACCCGTCCAGCCCGGGCATCTCCAGGTCGATGACGAGCACGTCCGGTCGGTGCTGGAGCGTGGCCTCGACGGCCGACTCACCGTCCTCGGCCTCGGCCAGGACGGTGATCTCCCCTTCGAGGGGGAGCAGGGCCGCCAGCGCCTTGCGGAGCAGGGCCTCGTCATCGGCGATCACCACGGTCGTCATCGGTCGTCCTTCCACGTTCCCCTGCTTCCTGGCCGGTCGGAGGTGAGGCGCGGGAACGCCGCGGCGGTCACGAAGCGCCCGCCGCCCCGCTCCACGGTCAGCTCGCCGCCGGCGCCCTCCACCCGTTCCCTGAGGGCGGCGAGCCCCGCGAGGTCCGGCGGCGCCGTCCCGGACGCGCCGTCGTTGACGATGCGGATGCCCGCCCCCGCGAGGGTGATCCGGGCCCGCTCCGCCTGTGCGTGCCGCAGGATGTTGGTCGTGGTCTCCCGCAGGACCTGGCCGAGCAGCTCGCCGGCCCGGGTGTCGACGTCGGCCTCGCGGTCGACGCGCACGTCGATGCCCGCGGCCTCGAAGAGGTTCTTGGCGTTCTCCAGCTCCGCGGACAGGTTGAGGCGCCGCTGCGCGTAGGCGAGTTCCCTGGTCCGGTCGATGGTGTCGCCGACCAGGGCGTGGATCTCCCGGAGCTCCTCCTCGGCCCGGTCGGCGTCCGCGTGCACCAGCTTCCCGGCCAGCACGGCCTTCAGCTTCACCACGTGCAGCGTGTGGCCCTGGATGTCGTGCAGGTCCCCGGCGAACCGCACCCGCTCGCGGGCCACGGCCAGTTCCGCGTCGCGTTCGCGGGACGCCTCCAGCTGCGTGACGAGGTCGCCGACCACCCGGTCGAGGTAGGTCAGGACGACGGCGACCACGGCGATGCAACCGGCGACGAGGACGAACCGCAGCAGCACGCCGAGCACGTCCTGGTGCCCCAGGACCAGCTTCACCACGGGCCCCGCGAGGAAGAGCGCGGACAACCCCAGAACCGTGGCACGGCGGTGGCGCGGCAGTTCGAGGACGGCGAGCGTGCCCACCGCACCGAGGCCGAAGGACGCCGTCCCCAGATCCGCCAGGACCACACCGAGCAACCACACGACCGCGGCGACGGCCAGGCAGGGGAACAGGACACGGGAGGCGTGGCCCCGCCCCCGCGACGAGACGGCCACCAGGGCCGCCACCAGGCCCGGGGCCAGGAGGGCGGCCTCCTGCCAGGTCCGGGCATCGATCGACACGAGCAGAGCCCCGACGGCGGAGAGCGAAGCGATCACGATGGAGCGGCTGACGGCGCGCAGGTG
This region includes:
- a CDS encoding phosphotransferase — protein: MSGFATTEDLSDVVREALGSGYRITDAERLRGGTKKGVYRLRLDGGAAESVIVYRWTSGEDFWPETGEDDPTDPFAHASGPALFLAARRRLEGLGVRAPRLLWTDAGDDGGPAAASAVAVVEDVPGPTLETALEEEPARAAPALADLARSLDLMWHDRSPRYGRVDLLERGGASRGASCERLILDRALHDVAEAADRDTRIAEARNRLTDHLRRLAERVAPRTEYSLIHGELGPDHVLIDADGRAVLIDIEGLMYFDAEWEHVFLRLRFPGHYDVLRRPGLEPERLDLYELAMRLSLVAGPLRLLDGDFPDREVMMGIAEHNLKQSLALLP
- a CDS encoding VOC family protein — translated: MPVLTGTLVVGLPIADRWRSMVFYRDAFGFAPLGDPAEDGVPEPLRFRLDERTLLMLIPTGGFGWVIGDGRQIAPPGVHESLLGLGLASESDVDTVIERAVRAGGETVTAPGPQPWGYSGVCADPDGHLWQITVEPPADS
- a CDS encoding response regulator transcription factor, with translation MTTVVIADDEALLRKALAALLPLEGEITVLAEAEDGESAVEATLQHRPDVLVIDLEMPGLDGLGAVARIRDARPEQVILMLTRHARPGVLRRALKLGVQGFAGKAAEPAHIASVITTLREGRRWVDPDVSALAVIDDNPLTDREMDVLRATGEGYSAADIAARLHLAEGTVRNYLSNAMHKTQTRTRHEAARYAREHDWL
- a CDS encoding sensor histidine kinase — its product is MTSEHAGAAPEHLRAVSRSIVIASLSAVGALLVSIDARTWQEAALLAPGLVAALVAVSSRGRGHASRVLFPCLAVAAVVWLLGVVLADLGTASFGLGAVGTLAVLELPRHRRATVLGLSALFLAGPVVKLVLGHQDVLGVLLRFVLVAGCIAVVAVVLTYLDRVVGDLVTQLEASRERDAELAVARERVRFAGDLHDIQGHTLHVVKLKAVLAGKLVHADADRAEEELREIHALVGDTIDRTRELAYAQRRLNLSAELENAKNLFEAAGIDVRVDREADVDTRAGELLGQVLRETTTNILRHAQAERARITLAGAGIRIVNDGASGTAPPDLAGLAALRERVEGAGGELTVERGGGRFVTAAAFPRLTSDRPGSRGTWKDDR